ACAGCTGGATATATCTTAGAAGTGATGGTGTATCATAGCTTACTTGATAGCTAGTTTTCCTTCTTGTACACAAAACGGTGTGTCTTAAAGTCAGTGGACCTTATGTTTGATGAAATATGATAAAACACATTCatagtatttaaaattaaaaatattatacaggCATGTCTCAGAGAtgttgcaggttcagttccagactgcTGTTGTAAagtaaatatcacaataaagtgagtcacgtgAATTTTTGATTTCCcactgcatataaaagttatgttcacattatgctgtagtctgttaagtatgcatagcattatttttaaaaaagcagtgtacacaccttaattataaaatacttaggcttccctggtggctcagtggttaagaattcgcttgccaatgcaggggacacgggtttgagccctggtctgggaagatcccacatgccgcggagcaactaaggctgtgcaccacaactactgagcctgtgctctagaactcgcaagccgcaactactgaagcctgcatgcctagagcctgtgctctgcaacaagagaagccaccgcaatgagaagcccgtgcactgcaacaaagaatagaccccgctcgctgcaactagagaaagcccacacacagcaacaaagacccaactcagccaaaaataaaaaataaatgaaaaaaaatactttattgctaaaagatGCTAACCATAGTCTGGACTTCAGCAAGTTGTAGGAGTAACATCAGAAGTCAccgatcacagatcaccataacaaatacaataataatggaAAACTTTGAAATACTACaagatctaaaatatgacacacagacatgaagtgagcagatgtttttggaaaaatggcaccgatagacttgcttgattcagggttaccacaaaccttcagtttttaaaaaacacagtatctgtgaagtgcagtaaCATGAGCTATGCCTGTATGATGAGggttctgggaagatggcagagtgGGAAGCACCAGAAATCTGTCTGCCCACCTAGGTAGCAGTTGCATTGGCAGAATCCAGTGTAACTTTATTGGAACTCTGGAGTCAGCTGAAGGCTTGCAACTTCCAGAGGAAGCCTTGGACCATAAATTACAATCAGCGTTGGCCAGTTTTAACTGTGGCAGACAGCCATGCACATATTCCTGTAGCAGCTTGCATACAGTATGGGATCCGGGGTGGACACAAAGGACGCTGTCCTCCAAATATCATATCTGTGCTGATCACTGACTGCTGCTTCTGATCACAGAGGTGCTGATAAAGGCGTGGGCGGCCTTTGTTGTTGCACCTCCTCCATTGTTGCAAGCCCCTCCCCGTCTGGCTGAGGTGACTTTAAAGGGACTTATAGGGCTGGCACCTACCTCCCCACTTTCACTTTCCTCTTTGTCCCCTTTTTGGAGCCAGACGTTGAAGACTAAGACATTCAAAAGCACCCACATATACAGGGGAATTAGCCACCCTGCATGTCCGGGGGAGGCACAGGCTTAGACATGGACTGAGAGGACCTTGAGTTTCTGCTCCGGCTGATCTTTGGCACAGAGACAGCCTGCAGCTGTCAAAAACCAGTAAACCCCGGGGAAGGAGGAGAGTCTGGTGTCCAGAGTTAAcacattattagattcaaatgtcCACTGTCCAACAAAACACAAGGAATACAAAGAACAAGGAAAGTATggcccattcaaaggaaaaaaataaactaacagaAATTGCCCCTGAAAAAGACCTAATGGTGGACTTACTGGACAAAGACTTTAAAGAGCTGTCTTAGAGATGCCCAGAGAACTAAAGGAAGAGGTGGAGAACATCAGGGAAGCGATGTATggacaaaacagaaatatcaataaagagataagaagtcctggagctgaaaagtacaataactgaaatggaaagttCACCAGAGGGATTCAAAGCCAAATAGGACAAtgggaagaaaagtgaacagatcCCAAGGGGCCTGTGGGACAGTGTTGGGCAGTGTAAGAAAGCAAGTGGGATGGGTTCGTTCTGGTCAGACCGCTGGGCAACAGGAGGGGGGCCTGGAAAGGTCAGAACGAGGTGAGACCTCGTTCTGCTCTGACCCACAATGCTGGGGGTCATTCTCCTGTCTCAGATATGTGGTCATGCCtttataaagtttttttgttttttgtggggttcttttggtttgtatttttctAGTACATCTCTGTTCCTAAGGATACTTTTTTCTCTTGCCTCCCTAGCAGTATTTTTCATCTGTTAGACTGACTTTCTTATGAAGAACTGTTCTTTAGGATTTCCGGTCATTGATTTATGTTTCCAAGGTGGAAATAGAACAGTTTccttaaaaatcacttttaacaGGAACCTGAATAGTTGACATTTtacatatcatttaaaatttttgttgtatACACTGTTGTGTAGTTATTTTGAAACGCTTGCTGTATTTTGGGGGGGTTTGGTCAGAGTTGGTAATTCCCCCAAGGTTCAACTCTGTGTTTGTGGGACATACCATATAGTTTTATTCCTACTCTACTATGCGAAGGCAAGTAGCAGACTGAGGGATGCATCCTCCTCCATGGGTAAAATGAACTGTTTACCAGGGCTAATGACTCTCCTGCTTTCTTTCCTGAGAGTTGTGTTTAACTCATACATAAAAGCAGctcaagttaaataaaattagcCTGTAGAACTCCATAATCATGGATAAGAAGTGTTTTATGAGCTTTGTTTGAATTAACTTCATTTAATCGCCACAGCAGTCTTGCACATTCTATTATCctaattttaaagatgaagaaactgaggcagctagaaggtggtggagctgggatttgaagccacGCAGCACCCCGAGCCTCTCCCTTATCCATTGTGCTCTGTTCCTTCAAAGAGGGGAAGTTCCATAGCCTATCACAGACTTGGAGGCAGAGACTGCACTGTCTATGTAAGGATAGAGTTGAAAagccaataatttttaaattcttggaCTCTCCAGGAAAAAGACCTCCACCTGGTGGAGCACGGTGGCGGGCTGCCTTAGCGTGGGGAGCCCCATGTACTTCCGCTCGGGAGCTCAGGAATTTGGAGAACCGGGATGGTGGAAGCTCGTCCACAACAGGCCCCCTACCCTGAAACCCGAGGGAGAGAAGCTGTCCATCTCCACTCTGAAAGTGAAAGGTACTGTCGTGAGCTGAGAGGTGCCAGTGTAGACAATCCGCTTTGACCAGGCATGGAGCCCTTGCCTCCCCGGAGCTGCTCTGCCCCACAGTTTTATTCTAACACAGTTTTTTATGTCgtaaataaatattatacaaaaaatgttttataactgCCTAATCAAGTTACCAGTTTAATAAATTTCCTTTAGTATCTGAAAGGTTCTCTATTTTCAATCTGTTTATTTATGGTTTTAATCTTTTTagtatggaaaattttaaatatacaaatgtgAAGTAATATAGTGAAGTAATATAGCGAATCCCCTGGTACCTTTGTCTTTACTTCAGCAGTTAACACTGGCAatcttggtttttttgtttttttgttttaaatatttatttatttattaggctgtgttgggtcttagttgcgggtCTTAGTtcctcctcagcatgtgggatcttagttccccaaccagggatcaaaccctcgtcccctgcattggaaggcggattcttaaccactgaaccacctgGGACGTCCCAATCTCATTTTATCTTGGCCCCTGGGTCCTTTCTCTCAACCCTCCACACATCCCCACCCTCAGATTATTTAGAAGCAACTTCCAGGCATCAGCACTTCCTTcttaaatatttcatgatttaTCTCTTATCCATAAGGACTCTCTTTTGTAGCCTAACCATAATGCCATTTTCACACTTGTAAAAAATTAACAGTAGCTCCTTATATCACACATTGATCTGatttttttatctgaaaaatttttaatgaccttttaaagttttcaaaatataattggAAACAAATCTCATAGCATTGAAGGTGTAAAGTCTGAAAGTTCCCCACATGCCCACCCTGCCTGCAGATTCACTCCAGCGGAGCCACTGCTGTCTCTTGTGAAGCTTTCAGAAGTCCTCTCTGCAtattgaagcatttttttttactaaaaaaacCCCCATAAACTGATTCATACTATATTACttgttctccatttttttccccacttaccAGTATACATTGGACATCTTCCCATAACAGTACATGTAGATCTaccctattttcttttatttcattgcaTTCCATTGAATGGCTGTGTGATAATTTATTAAACCTTtatcctgttgatggacattttggttatttctgtccttttttggTATTTAAACAATACTGTAATTACACACATTTGCCAGTTTTTTGTGATAAATTCCTGGAAATAGGTTGCTGTATCAAAGGGCATATTTATTCAGAATTTTAATCATATTGCCAAATTACCCTCCAAAAAGTTGTAATAAAATTTATGCCCTATCAAAAAGGCATGAACTATCCATTTTCCCCCTACACTCTCTGAGCATTATCAAACTTTTAACGTTTACCAATTCCAGTAGGAGAAAGATGGTGCAGAAGTGTTTATGTTTGCATTATAATTCCTTTTTCCTGGTTAAGAGAAATCTAAATCTTAGTTTAGGGCATTCATTGAACATCTATCTCTTTCAAACATGGAAGTAGAGTCACAGTAAGGTAGAAGAAGAAGCTAACATTGAATAGCTATTAAAAAATttagatatttattcttttccagCAGCCTCGAAACCAACTTTAGATCCCATCATTACTGTCGAGGGACTTAGAAAGCGGGTGAGTCGGAATCCTGTGGAATCTGCCATGGAATTGAAAGAGAAAAGGTCTCGCACTCAGGAAGCGAAGGACATCCGGAGAGCCCAGAAAGAGGCGGCTGGCTTTCTTGACCGCAGCACCTCCTCGACACCTGTGAAGTTCATCAGCCGAGGACGTAGGCCGGATGTGATtctggaaaaaggagaagtgatcGACTTCTCGTCCCTGAGCTCCTCCGACCGCACCCCGCTGACAAGCCCATCTCCTTCCCCGTCTCTGGATTTCTCTGCCCCTGGGACCCCTGCCTCTCACTCAGCCACGCCCAGCCTGCTCTCAGAAGCCGATCTGATTCCAGACGTGATGCCGCCACAAGCCTTGTTTCACGGTAAGACGGCCCGTCCTCGGGTCTCTTGGGTTGTGTGTGGCTCTGATGGCAGTGTGTGCGCTGTCCCTGTGGGCGGTGGGTCTGCATTCCCCTCCTGCTTTCTGCTCTGCGCAGATGACGATGAGATGGAAGGCGATGGTGTCATCGACCCTGGGATGGAgtacctcccaccccctcctggcTCGGCTGCCTCGGGGCCAGGGGTTGGAGGCAGGAAGAAGGTCAGAGCCCCTGAGCAGATCAAGCAGGAGGTGGAGAGTGAGGAGGAGAAGCCCGACAGGATGGACATCGACAGCGAGGACACAGACTCCAACACGTCCTTGCAAACAAGGGCTCGAGAGAAAAGGAAGCCCGTGCTGGAGAAGGACCGGAAGCCCAAAGGGCCCAGGTTCACCCCTGTGAGCATCTACGAGGAGAAGCTGCTCCTCAAGCGGCTGGAAGCCTGTCCTGGGGCCGTGGCCATGACCCCGGAGGCCCGGCGGCTGAAGCGGAAGCTGATTGTCCGGCAGGCGAAGAGGGACCGGGGGCTGCCGCTCTTTGACCTGGATCAGGTTGTGAATGCCGCGCTTCTGTTAGTGGACGGGATTTATGGGGCCAAAGAAGGAGTTTCCAGGCTTCCAACTGGACAAGCCATGTATAGGACGACCTGTCAGGACTTCAGAATCCTTGACCGGTACCAGGTAAGTGTTGGCCTCGCTCTCCAGCTCCTGGGGCCACAGCTCCAAGGAGCACGTGGGCATGTGGAAGAAAACAGCAAGGGAGAGAGGTACAAAAATGGCtgggctgtatttttttttatttgtccaATATGAACATCCTTTCATACATCTgagtttggatttttgttttccttttggggATTCCAGAAGGAACCTagatgttttctttgtatctctTAGTCCCTGAGGGTGGCTGTACATGGTTTGGGTCGTGGCTTTGATGGACAGGTTTGTTGAGGACATACAGCATACTGGACACTGAGCTGAGCAGGAGTGAAGTCACGTGGACATCTGTGTAGTTAGGTGACACCCTGCAGAAAGAGCAGCTGGGGTTAGTGTGGGTCAGCGTGGCCGGAGGATGCCTGTGTGTGAGCGCTCCCGGGAACAGTTGATTCCACCCAGAAGTGCTGGAATCCGTCTTCCCACGGCAGGAGCAAGGCGGCTTCTCTCCTGTATCTTTGGTGGAGTTTGCTACTAACCATCCTTTAACTGGTTTTGCTAATCTGATGGCTGTAAAATGAAGCCttgttttttatttacatttctttgatgacAGGTGAAGTTAAACATTTTTCCTGTTTCCTAGTTGTTTGTGAATTGCCTGTTTGGACTCTTTGCACATTTTCCTATCTGCTTCTTTGGACACTAGTGGGGTCCGGTCTTTGTTGCCAGTGTTCTGATATTACCTAGTGATGATTCCACATGTGGGGCTTTTCTTACCTGGGGCTGGGCCTTTGATCTGTGGGCCTTGCCATTTGAAatgctccttcttttttttttttttttttaaataatatttatttatttatttggctgcattgggtcttagttgtggcacgtgggatcttctttgcgacatgcaggatctttagttatgATATGcttgatctagttccctgaccagggattgaacccaggccccctgcatagagagtgcagagtcttagccactggaccaccagggaagtccctgaaacgCTCCTTCTTGAGTTCTGGAATTTCctagcttctgttttctctggtTTGTCTCTTTAGAGCACCCCTCTTGTTTGGATATTGGACACTCTAGACCAGAGATTTGCAAGCCTTTTccgtaaagggtcagatagtaagtAGCTGCGGCTTTGCAGGCCAGCCCTGCTGTGCAGTGTGAGAGCAGCGTACATGATACATGATGAATGGGCGTCGCTGTATGCCAATAACAtgtatttacaaaagcaggctggatttggcctgtggggtCTGTAGTTTGCCAAAGACCCTTGCTGTAGCTGGATCcccttaattttctttatttccctatTTCCCAGCTTTCCTTTCCTGGGAAGTAGTAACCTGCCTGCCTACATCCTAGAAGCCTCATAGGGAGGACCAGGAGCTGACCACGCCATTGTTAAACTTCACCTGAATTTCCCTGTTTTCAGGACAGAGCTTCCACCCTTGGCTGCCTCAGAATCTCTTTGGAGCCGCCAGAGTCTAGCCTGCCTTAGGTTTTGGCTCTCCTGGTCTTAGTCACTTGCCAGTTACTCATATGCTTTCATTGCTGTCATCTGCTCACCTCTTCTTTGTGCTCATAGGTTTGTCTTTTTAATCcctatacttaatttttaaaagtgtgaaaTGCGTCGTACCCATAGAAGAATGCATAGAACATATGGATATAATTTAGAGGTTAATAAGATAAATAACTATGAATCTAGCTCCTGGGTTAAGACACAGGGcattaaaaacactttaaagaTCCTTCTGGGCACTGCTTGCTCCCCCCAGAGGGAGCTACTTTCTGACTTTCAGTGTTAatcattcctctgcctttttaacGTCTTTATCCCTAAACAATGtacttttagttgtttttttgtttgtttatttgttttgcaaaCTAAGTAGGAAGCACAGATGGAGCTGTGCAAGGAAATTGCTGCTATTAGATGAAGGCTTCCAGGAGAAGATAAGCTTTACGGGCTTTTTGGGTCACTGATGtagattgaattgtgtccccaaaaGTCTATATTGAAGTCCTGACCCCTGATGCCAGTGAATGTGACCTCAtgtggagatagggcctttgtaGGTATAAGTAGTTAAGCTGAGGTCACACTGGAGTAGGTTGGGCCCTTAACCCAGTGTGACTTCTGTCCTTACAAGAGGAGAGACACACAGGAGACATGCCATGTGATGACTGAGGCAGCTTTTACAGCTTTTAGAGTGATGTGTCTGCAGAGCTAAGGGGCAGCAAGCCTTGCCAGCCACGCCAGAAGCCAAGAGAAGGACATGGAATAGATTGCCACCCAGAGCTTCTGAGAGACCAcggccctgctggcaccttgatggctggcttctggcctccagaacaatGAGAGAAGGAAtacatacatttctgttgtttaaggcccCCTGTTTGTGCAGTGTTGATACGGCAGCCTCAGGAAACTCGTCCAGTCGTGTTCTGGCTTCAGCTGCCGTGACGTGACCCCTTCCTGGGGAAGTCGGTGGCTAAGGTCGTTAAGGAGTCCTGGGAGTCTGAGCATCAGCAGGCTGCAGTGTGTACCAGGGAATGTGCGGAAATCTGGTCGGGGTTGCCGGGGGGTGGGTCCCGGGGGGGTGGGTCCCTGTCCTGCATCAGGGCTGCCGTGCTTCCCTCCAGCTTGTCAGAAGTCAGGGCGGTTATCTGTGGGGTAAGTGTCCTCCACTGACCCAGGGAGCCCGTGGAGGGAGCAGGGGAGCCTCACATGCGTTGTGAACCAAGCTAAGCACGGACAAGCCTCCTCAGGTTTACAAGACGGTCCCGTGGGGCAGAGGCTTAGTGACGGTAGCCTCAGGATGTCTGACCCTTGAGTCACACTTGTTGCTCTGCACTGGCCGCCATCGTGGTCCTGGCATCTCCCCTCGCCGGAGCCCCATCTTCCCCTCTGCTGGATTGAACCCCCTGTTTCCTGCTCCCCATCTTTACCTTTTCATAGGTTTACTCCCTTCTTTAGTGAAGCACATCCTAGTGGCTTCCAGAGGAAAGCTGCCCGGGAAGTAAACGTTGAGACCTTGTGTGTCTGAAAGGCCTTGAATTTAGAACCAGAATCCCCAGCTAGCGCTGGGTAAAGCTGAGCGCCAGCTTAACAGCAATACTGGAAGGAAGCCGGCAGTGGAGCAGTGCTTTCAGAGTCTTCGGGAAAGCTAGGTTGAACCGGGAATTCTAGGCCAGTCAGTCCTCTGCCAAGGACCCCCAGTATTACTTCCTTTAGGCCCTTAGGCCAGTCAGAGTCCCTGTAGAAGACTCCTCAGTCTCGGGACCCTCGTGGCCACCGGGAGAGGGGGGTCTCAGCCTTCAGCTGGTGCAGGCCTCACCCTTCAGTGCCACGTGagctgcccgtccggagcctggtTAGGCCTTCTGTAGATCTGGGCCCCAGACTCCTGTGGGAGGGCAGCCACCCTGCGGGTGGGAGAGGGGTTGGAGGTTTGGGGCCTTCCTGCTCCACCCACAGCTTTTACCTGCTCCTTAGTTTTTCCCATTTCCAGAGGAACCTGGTGCTGCCACCTACGTAATTTAGGAGGATTCTGCAGTACAGGTTGGGCCGGTTCTCATTTCACTGAAAGCCAGCTTGGGATTTTGGCTTTAAATCTGCTACTTTGTGTCCATCTGCTTCCCAGTTACTTTGGTTTCTTCTCCTGATCTTTTTGTTCTTGCCtgctcgtcttttttttttttttaagtctgtttcTTGTAGTTGGGTTTTGGGAGGAAATAAAATTGGATGTTTGTGTTTAATCCCCCATCTTAACCTGGAATTTTAGTATCACTTTAATGCAGTTACATAGGGGAGCAGCCGTAAATGCATTTGTTCAATCCATTCTCTTTCTTGTCTTCTGATCAATATATTCATAGCTATAACTGTCTCTATGATATTTTAGCCATGACTCATGACCTTTGAAATGATGTGATTTTTTTATCCAGTCAGTACTTTGTGTTTCGTAATTTTTCTCAGCATTTCCTCTTTAACCCAAGAGTTATTTAGTGGTAAATAGCTCATAGTTTTCTTAGATACATGAGAATTTTTACAGTATCTTTTAGTAATTGATTTAATTTCTAgtcaaattatatttaatttctagTCAAATTATCTAGTCAAATTAAATTTCTAGTCAAATTATGTCTAGTCAAAGAAAATAGTCTATTTGATGTTGAATCTTTTCTATAAAGAAAATTGtatgttctgtttttattctttttataggtCCTAACTTAAGACatgtattgatttttctctattaattttttaatatgatcATGTGCTCTTCACCCTGCAAACAAAAAAATGCCTTTGCGTGCTctcctttgccttttttcttttgtgttgctTGTTTAGGTACCAGTAAAT
This portion of the Pseudorca crassidens isolate mPseCra1 chromosome 15, mPseCra1.hap1, whole genome shotgun sequence genome encodes:
- the KAT14 gene encoding cysteine-rich protein 2-binding protein isoform X3; amino-acid sequence: MESNIHLSSLISRHDDEATRTSTSEGLEEGEVEGETLLIVESEDQASVDLSHDQSGDSLNSDEGDVSWMEEQLSYFCDKCQKWIPASQLREQLSYLKGDNFFRFTCSDCSEDGKEQYERLKLTWQQVVMLAMYNLSLEGSGRQGYFRWKEDICAFIEKHWAFLLGNRKKTSTWWSTVAGCLSVGSPMYFRSGAQEFGEPGWWKLVHNRPPTLKPEGEKLSISTLKVKAASKPTLDPIITVEGLRKRVSRNPVESAMELKEKRSRTQEAKDIRRAQKEAAGFLDRSTSSTPVKFISRGRRPDVILEKGEVIDFSSLSSSDRTPLTSPSPSPSLDFSAPGTPASHSATPSLLSEADLIPDVMPPQALFHDDDEMEGDGVIDPGMEYLPPPPGSAASGPGVGGRKKVRAPEQIKQEVESEEEKPDRMDIDSEDTDSNTSLQTRAREKRKPVLEKDRKPKGPRFTPVSIYEEKLLLKRLEACPGAVAMTPEARRLKRKLIVRQAKRDRGLPLFDLDQVVNAALLLVDGIYGAKEGVSRLPTGQAMYRTTCQDFRILDRYQTALPSRKGFRHQTTKFLYRLVGSEDMAVDQSIVSPYTSRILKPYIRRDYETKPPKLQLLSQIRSHLHRSDPHWTPEPDAPLDYCYVRPNHIPTINSMCQEFFWPGVDLSECLQYPDFSVVVLYKKVIIAFGFMVPDVKYNEAYISFLFVHPEWRRAGIATFMIYHLIQDFLTGPGKDLPVILSSKAVSTAGTRQIRMLCSLPSTPVADFPLA
- the KAT14 gene encoding cysteine-rich protein 2-binding protein isoform X4; this translates as MKGTCRGWRSSCPTSATSARSGSQPVVMLAMYNLSLEGSGRQGYFRWKEDICAFIEKHWAFLLGNRKKTSTWWSTVAGCLSVGSPMYFRSGAQEFGEPGWWKLVHNRPPTLKPEGEKLSISTLKVKAASKPTLDPIITVEGLRKRVSRNPVESAMELKEKRSRTQEAKDIRRAQKEAAGFLDRSTSSTPVKFISRGRRPDVILEKGEVIDFSSLSSSDRTPLTSPSPSPSLDFSAPGTPASHSATPSLLSEADLIPDVMPPQALFHDDDEMEGDGVIDPGMEYLPPPPGSAASGPGVGGRKKVRAPEQIKQEVESEEEKPDRMDIDSEDTDSNTSLQTRAREKRKPVLEKDRKPKGPRFTPVSIYEEKLLLKRLEACPGAVAMTPEARRLKRKLIVRQAKRDRGLPLFDLDQVVNAALLLVDGIYGAKEGVSRLPTGQAMYRTTCQDFRILDRYQTALPSRKGFRHQTTKFLYRLVGSEDMAVDQSIVSPYTSRILKPYIRRDYETKPPKLQLLSQIRSHLHRSDPHWTPEPDAPLDYCYVRPNHIPTINSMCQEFFWPGVDLSECLQYPDFSVVVLYKKVIIAFGFMVPDVKYNEAYISFLFVHPEWRRAGIATFMIYHLIQTCMGKDVTLHVSASNPAMLLYQKFGFKTEEYVLDFYDKYYPLESAECKHAFFLRLRR